CGGAAGACGGTGGTGAAGTGGGCCTGGGTCTGGAAACCCACGCTGAAAGCGACCTGCGCGAGCGGCTCCGCGCTCTCCAGCATCAGCTTCTGGGCGCGCTCCACGCGCAGCCGCAGCAGATATTCATGCGGCCGGACGCCTGTCGAGACGCGGAACCGGGCGGCGAAATGCATGCGGCTGAGGCCGGCGACGCGCGCCATGTCTGCGAGCGTGACGGGCTCCCAATAATGCTCCTCCATGAAGGCCAGCACCCGCTTGAGCCGCCATGCCACGAGGCCGGAGCTGGCCCGCGCCGGCTTCTGTTCCGGCCGGGGCAGGACCGGGGCCTGGCGGGCTGGGAACGGCGCGAGCCGCCCGATGCGGCGGAC
The nucleotide sequence above comes from Xanthobacter flavus. Encoded proteins:
- a CDS encoding helix-turn-helix domain-containing protein, producing the protein MSFHATSSTAAEAIAQSHAGLHAGLDAEVRRIGRLAPFPARQAPVLPRPEQKPARASSGLVAWRLKRVLAFMEEHYWEPVTLADMARVAGLSRMHFAARFRVSTGVRPHEYLLRLRVERAQKLMLESAEPLAQVAFSVGFQTQAHFTTVFRRFAATTPNRWRSEQLARAPRGGRPAPHALGPAHQA